Genomic segment of Apium graveolens cultivar Ventura chromosome 7, ASM990537v1, whole genome shotgun sequence:
TAAGGCTTGGAACGAACCAGAGTTCGATCTAGATTCTAGACGTTAACAAAAAATACTTGTCTTTGTATAAAAGATGAGCGAATTCGAATATTGCCTCATAATTGGAATGAATATTGAGTTGAATTATACATCATTCTGATACTCGCTTATATTGAAGTAAAGTAATTTGAAtactttaaaatatttaaatgtGTATTTATTATAGATATTTAATTCGAATTCAAAAATTATGTTCATACTATATATTacatataaatacatatattttgGAATAATATCTTACAAACTGATCTCAATTTAGTTTTATAAATAATCATTCACCTattcttatttttaatattacTTTATATGAATAATTCGGATATACAAAAGTAAATAATTTTGTACTCATTCAATTTAAACCGAATTAAAGACAAATATTTATATTCAAATTTGAGTTAAATTGGAGCAAAATGTAAAAAATcttttatatatgtatatatatatacatctgtAACGAATTCGGATAAGTTTAAGATTCGTTGTGAATTTGATCATATtaatattcatatatatatcCTATATGAAATAGTGTAAAATCTACGTCATAGTGTAAAATCTGTAACGAATTGGTTTTGTGAATGATGTAATTTTGATACTATAAAATAGTGTAAAATCTACGTCACTTTAGTGTCATGAATTGGAGATTATCTTAGAACATCTCCAACTCATTACACTATTTTGGTGTAAGTTTAATACCAAGATAGTGTAAAAACTACACTGTTTTTAAATCCAACTCCAATCCACCAACACTAAATTTGTATATCATTCTCGTACTATATAGATTATTTTAGTATTAAAGTACAAAAATAAAGTTAAAAGTAATAAAGTGACGGGATACAaatgaaataaatttattttaataaatgaGTACAAGGGCAGTACAGAAATATAAAAAAACTGTAAAAGTTTAGTGTGACAACAAAATGGTGTATTTTTTAGAGTTGGGAGGGTTTTACACCAAAATGTGTAAAAGTGCATAATTAAAGTTGGGTAGGAGATGGTTTAATATACAGATCTGTTTTAATGACAAATACTCATATTTTtcattttcttctcttttttATAATTTCATTGTTCATATAAATAATTTGTAATTAAAAATACACTAAATAACGCTGTTGTGTTATAATTACATAATTTTATGTTGTTCTGATATCAACTAACTATATACCTCGTGCAATGCACGGGATACTCTATATTACGTGAATTAGTGTTATTTTAACTATAATTATTGACGATATATTCAAGTTGTTTCCTGATGGATCGATTAACTAAATATCTTtctttataaaattaaatttgaTGATAAAAAATTTCTCTCAAACTGAATTAAATGTGCGACAATGAAATCGAAATATAAGATCAAATAATAACGCAAATGAAAACACACATGTCTTATGAAAATAACTACAACTCATAAGAGACAactcataaaaataaaaatattacgaaattaattaaagAGTTACTACACTTGTTTACATGTTACAATTAGTGATACAATTAATACGATATAATTCTTACTTTACTTAGCAGAAAATGTTATGATTGAATATGAAAGCCGACATAATAAATATATATTGTACAATTGATAATATGAATacttttataatatattttattttctatgataaatatattaataaatagATCAGTAATCCATGATTATTAAAAGTCAGGAATTTATCGAAATGTTAAATCAGAATAAAATcgaacatatttttattttatttttaatatattcaagtaaaataattatatttgagATGTGTTAAATTGTCATGTTGTCATTTGTACATAAATACAAATTATAGATCAAATTTTtttagataaaattttaaaaacataTAATTTTGTTTATGTCTACATAAGCTAAATTATTCATGATAAAAGCCAAGTTAGCCACACAAACCTAATACATGCctcatattttttttaaaaaaatcatatatTTTTAAACTTAGAAACCGACCGAAATTTTGAGACCTCTAAAGCACATTTGCTAGTAGGGCTGTCAATGGATCGGAAATCCGGTCCGATCCGAAAGCTAATGGAGCGGATATGGATCACTTTTACAAAATCTGATCCGAAAAAAATCCGATCCGGTAACGATCCGATCCAATAAGTATCGGATATGGATTTAGGCCAATCTGATCCGTTAATGATCCGATCCGGATAATTTattatatttcataaatatatttatttatttacatatatataataaattatatataaaatatataatatatttatattattttttgttAACATTTTATCACTCTGCAGGTCAGAGAGACATAGATAGTAGTTTACCTTAATTGTACTCGGGTATTTCAGCCTTTAGCACTTATATTATAAGTAGGGGTGAGCAAAAAATTTCATAACCGTCCAAACCAACCGTTTCAAACCGCCCAAACCGAAATTTAATGGTTTTGTAACGGTTTGAATCGATTATGGTTTCATTTTTCCAAAACCCGAAAAATAACGGTTTGGTTTGGATTTGTCTTTTATACCGCCCGTTATATCCAAACCACCTGAAtctattaaaatattttatttatatattttaaggatacatatattagataaattaataatatttataagTAGTTGAATCCATGTTATGTTAAGTGCACTTCAATGTTACATATTGAAGTTAAAAGATCCAAATTATTACATAATGAATTTGTTTAGTTGATAATTTATTAACTTATTAAATTTTTTACCTAGTAAATATATGCACATATTTTTCTTAACGGTTTAAACGGAAACCGCCCAACCCGAACCGTTATAGTTTGGGTGGTTTGGTTATATCAGTAACGGTTATGGTTACGGTAATGGTTAAGTAAAATGTAAAACCGCTAAATTTGGTTTGGATGGTTATGAGCTCTAAACCGCCCATTTCACCCGGTACTCACCCCTAATTATAAGTCACTGTTCTGAGATTATGTACATATACTTGGGTATAAGAACAAGAAGAGCCTTGTTTCTATCTGAGGGTTCAAACCAGTCACCTGCAATGGTTAGAATTAGTGAAAATGCAGTGACTCAGTCCTAGTATAAATATTAACGGATCGGAGCTCCGGTCCGTGATCCGTGATCCTAACGGATCCGGATATGGATCGGCCTATTAAAAATCCGACAAAAATCCGATCCGGATCCGAATCTGGTAAAATTAAATGGATCAGGATATGGATCAAGGCCGATCCGATCCAGATCCGATCCATTGACAGCCCTATTTGCTAGTGTCATCAAAATGAGTAGGGATGACAAATTAGTTTCAATTTTCTCGAATCCAGTTTTTCAAATCTAGATTCAGATCCAAATTTATCTTTTAGGCTCGAAATAGTTTGGATCTATATTTGGATATTAGCTATACCGAACCAATAGCAAGCCCGAAACTCGAATTCCGTTCCCAAACCGAAATTCGATAAAGTATTTTGATAACTATACATATATTGTGAATTATTAAATCCGATAAATGAGCAAAGATGATAATTTTACCCTTTCCATCCGTTTGAATTTTATCGAACCCGATTTTTTAAATCTAGATTCGATCTGAATTTATTTTTTAGACTCGAAATAGTTTGGATCTATATTTGGATATTAGTTATACCAAATCAATACCAAACCTGAAACCCAAATTATGTTTCAATCTCGATCCGTACCCGAAATCTGATAAAAAAATCGATAACATATACATATATtatgaattattaaataaaataatatcttTCATAGTTTTGTAACACTAATACATGATTTATATGcatcaaaaatttaaatttaatattcaTAAATGTTAAGTTGAATAATTGTcgataattaaatttaaaatatttgacGTTAATACTGAACAATATTAATACATAGAATACTATTCTTTTTGAGTTAAACCTTAACCTACTCTTTGGAAAAAATTCAATCATTACCCTTACACTTTGTTAGCAATAGACATATTACTAATTTATAATCGTAACATTCAAAAAAGTGTTATCTGacatatttttataattatataaatttatttattttttaattaattacgTTTAAATTATCTGAATAAAATTTGAACCCCACCCAAAATCCGAAAAAATCCGACAGATTAGATTTGGATCTTTAGTTTCAATATTTGAACCTGAACCTAAACTTAACCAAAATATAACGAGCCAAATTTGAATCTTAAGAAACCCAAACCGGTTCGATCCGACCCTTTCCATCCCTAAAAATGAAAAAACAAACATCGGGTATtatcataataataataataaggtctatataataataataataataataaggtctatataataataatagtaattactattattataattattagaATATTATACAACAATTATTTGTGAGAAACTTGATTATAAATCATGTTATTTTATGATTTATGTCCATATATAACTAAAAAACGGTCCAAATTGCTGAATCAGGGGGTAGGGGTGACAAAACTGTTGAGTAAACACTGCAAATCAAATGTTGTATCAACTAAATACGTCACACCAAATAGTATATCTATAAGTCACGTAAATTTAGATATCGAACCAACTCTCATATGCGAACATCAACAATATGCTAGACATAATCTCGTATAATTCGATACATTAGAGGTAACACAGTACACGTGAAATGCAAAATGCTACTTTATGATGGGTTAAGCATATAGATAAAATATGTCAATGAAACTTATTTATTCCAATAAATTTGTGTATATTTACCATTTGAGTACTTAATTAATTATCCAACAAATCTACAAGCACAAGAGAATGTTAAAAAAAATAACACCAACAGAAGACAATGAAAAATTAATTGTGATAATTGATATCTAAATTGACTCAGTTCATTCAATGAATTGTAAGAGGAGTTAATAAGTTTAAGCTTAAATACGTAAAAGAAAGATATGATGGATCACTTGGACATAGGTCGTTAAAGAAGGTTATGATGAAAAAAGTTAGAGGGTGAGGTTGGGTGGAGATTTGAGtacatattttctacatatattaatataaaataaatacactattgtggttagacctttacatgGGTATTTATAGCTAACAAACCGACAACATGTATTTTAAGTGAGGGTATACTAAAAATGAGTATATTGGACATTTTCTCCTATTTCATAAATAAGTGACAATACAATTGAATGATTATAGAGTTTATTATTACAAACATTTTGTTGTTTGTTATTAATTTTAATGATTTTCAGCACACCCTATTAATGATAATTTATCACACGATTGATGACATATACCGTATATCacattaatattaatatttagaTCCATTATACAgatttatgaattaaatattaaaaaaataatcaCTAAAAAAGTATGTATTAAGCATGCATGTGCACTGTAACAATTCATATTTCTTATTAAAAAAATTGTATATACACatttcatactttaattattCTATTTTATGTTACATATAAGTTCAAATTCgcataaaaataataaaataaggaattTTTATCTTCATAGATATAATACAAATTTGTAGTGGTATTAAATGTTGTACAACTCATCAATCACATTTTTAATACAGAAATAAACAAACTAGTTTCCTATCACATTTCTAACATACCGACACAAAAATTAATTTTCAATAGATCGGTACTTTATACATATTTACATCATGGACATGAATCACACTACCTAAAAATTACATTGCTTCTAACTAGTAGAcctctataatttatttttattttcctttACCTATATCGATTAATGCACCATTCGCTTTCTTAAGTGTTGTggcttattttatttttttgaaatgCATGGTAGAAAATGAATTTGTGTGTATGGTATAGTTTATAGTATTCATAAAACATACGATTATAATGGTTTATATTGGCGTTTGAATGCGTCATTACGTATCACAATGTGAATGAATGATATCGATTAAAACTAATAATAATGATAAGGGTTTTGTATCAAATGAAACTATGAGGTGCTTAACATATCCAGAACTCTGTATTTGTTAATATTGAACGAGGGACGTGGAGATTTATTAAGATTaagaataaaaattcaagaagacTTAAAGTTAAATAACAATGATAAAACAAAAGTATATGCGAATGAATTACTATATTATGCGGTGGTTCAAACAACCACTTACATTTCCGCAACGACCCACATGAATCAACCAATGCATAATAAGGAATATCATTAAAAATGTTATTTCAGCTTAGTATCAAATGTCGACAAACATATTATGCATTGATGTCATCATACCTTAAAAACTATTTATTATAtagataaaaaaataaatcatCATCCACCGGGAGACAACATAAATATACAATAAATAACTGCagttaaaataaaatattccTATAATTTAGAATATGTTTGTACATTACACGTGTTACAAAAATAGTTTTTTGATAAATTGCGAACAAGGTAAATGTGTAATTTTTCCCGAAAGTAAGTAGCCAGTTGGCCAAACCGCCGAATTATCTAATTATTGTTATGAAAAAGGTGTGCTCAATATTCACCATATATATCATATGCATTACATTTTGCTCATTCCATTTTGCATTGCCACTTCCCTCAAGTGTCAACTCTCTTTCTTACTACAAGCCTCCGACTATTATAATTTCTCCGCTTCCGCTCAAATTATCCCCATTTCTTGAAATCATCGATCCCAATTCTTGGTTTAATTATATACCAAACAGACAAAGACCCATTTGTTCATATCAGATTCTGGTAAGACCCTTTTGTTTTCTTGGCTTAGATTGTGATTTTTAGCTTGTGGGTCTTTTTCTTGTTGATTCTTGATTATACCCTTTTGTTCAATTTTCTTAAAATGCTAAAACACACACAcaacagagagagagagatgatatGCATTTGTTTatttggagagagagagagggagaggagagggggagagagagagagagagagagagagaagagagagggCGGGAGAGagcgggagagagagagagagagaagagagagagggCGGGAGTGagggagagatagagagagagagagattaaaAGTCTATGCATATGTACTAATGATTGTTTCTATATGACTATATACAGGGACAATTATTCACTGCTGAGGATTGAATTAAAATGGAGGGGTTTGGAGGAAAGTGGAAAATTTTGAGATCACTAGTAGTGATTATATGGAGCTTTGGATTAGCTGCAGTGTTTGTTTCAGCAGAAAGAAGCTTGAAAAAACAGGGTTCAAATTTGATCAATAATGCAGCTGATGAATCTGAAACTAATTATCTTTTCAAGGTTGCGAATTTCTTGTGGCAATCTAATGAATCAGGCTACCAGCATGTTTGGCCGGTATGATTTATTTTTTCATTGAATTTTTATCTTATGATAAATGTCATTTTCCAGCTCTTTTTTTATTGTTGCTTGTTTAGTTGTAGTACTCATTTTTATATTGCTAACTAATGTGTTGTTTACCATACTTTTGTGGTGGGCCTTTCATGGCCCTGTTGGCTCAATGGTTATCATAACTTATCATCTTTTTGCTTTGTTCAACACTTCAACTGATAACATATAAGTGGAGTATAAGTTATCaaaattgaaaaaaaatgaaaaaagaaACACTAGTTATATTAGTACTTTAATAAGGCTATTAAGCGGTAATTTATAATCCGACAGATCAATTGAGCTAATCTAGACTTATAAGTTGGTGGCCGGACACACCCTTAGGCCTTGATTAGGTGTACAGATTACCTTGTTGATGTCAATTTAAATGAGTTTTGTTCATTGAAGTAGATATATCAAAGGATCATACATGATTCATGCATTTGAACATACGAAGAAAAACCAAGATTTGATGAATGTGGAAAGTCACATTGCATTATTAGTGTTTCTGCTTTTGTGGTAGGGACCAAGAAATAATGATGAGATAATTGAATGTTGATTGTAGGCAGACGTCGGGTCATTGATGTAGACACTCTGCTATTCTGCATAATGgcaataaaaagaaaaaaaaagtacAGACTCCCCcttaattttttttcttaaaaagtTTGAAAAATAACATTTGAGTTCGTAAACTGTGATATCGTGCATGCATGTATGTTGGAAGATGGCAAGATTGAGGCTTCAACGATTCTTATCAGCTGTTTGTCTATGTCTGCGAAATTGTATACCTAATTTCCAATTGTTTTACGTTGTCGACTTGGTTGACATTTTAAATTGCTGATGTCATtttaaagatttttaaaaatgTGCACAATTTCGGTTGTATTCCTTCCAGGAAATGGAATTCGACTGGAAAATAATTGTCGCTTCCATTATTGGATTTTGTGGGGCAGCTTTTGGTAGTGTCGGCGGTGTAGGTGGCGGTGGCATATTTGTTCCCATGCTTACCTTAGTTATTGGCTTTGATCCAAAATCAGCAACTGCAATTTCAAAGTGTAAGCCATTGAAATCTCAAGATGATacctttttatttattttctataTGTGTCCTTTAATCCCAAAGTTTGATTGTAAATAGCCACATTTTAGTGTTCATTTTTACAATAAAACTATAAATATAACTTGTTAGGTATTCATTAAGGTTCTAGCATTTTTATCCACAGTACTGCAAAGAAATTATCTACTACATTGTTTGCACATTCTGGAGCAATGCTAGGTTCCCATTGCTTACTGTGAATTTTTAAGATTGAATTGTTACCACGTGTAGTTTTGAGGTAAATTGAATTTGTTCGGTTTGCTTAGATTAAGCTTCTTAGACATTTAGCTAAACATAAGTTGGTACCTGTTGCATTGTATTTACTTTGTATGTGTATTATTAATGCCATGCAAATTTTGGAACTTGCTAGCTTGGTATAGAAGTGAGAGTGATTGGATCTTTTCTATAGGTATGATCATGGGTGCAGCAGTATCGACTGTTTATTATAACCTCAAGCTACGTCACCCCACATTAGATATGCCAATCATCGACTATGACTTGGCATTGCTCATCCAACCTATGCTGATGCTGGGCATTAGTATTGGAGTTGCTTTTAATGTCCTTTTCGCTGATTGGATGGTCACAGTTCTGCTTATTGTACTCTTCTTGGGTAATGCACTTATGATCTGTTGTATTAGAAGTTTGTTCCACATATTTGCATCCTCTAAGTCTGTTCAACTTGGTGGTTTTCAGGTACCTCAACAAAGGCCTTTTTAAAAGGTGTCGAAACTTGGAAAGGAGAAACCATTTTGAAGAAGGTTACAGTGATATAATCATAAATCCTATTATTCTTTGTCACACTATGACGTCTTACTTAGTGCCCTTTTTTATTCTTTCAGGAGGCTGCAAACCTTCGGGTGGACAATGGTTGGTTGCTCCACATTTCCCTAGGACgcttttattattatatatatctaATGAAATTTCTGCTTGGATTATAGATTTTAATATGCTACGTATTTCCAGGAAATGGAGGTGATGGAGCAGACTACAAGCTACTTCCTGGCGGACCTGACAACAAAACTGAAAATGGGACAAAGAGCTCTCTAAGAGAAGAAGTATGTGATCTCTGAGATGCAATTTTCCTCAACAGAGGTTCCATATTCTAATTAGTATTACCTTATCAGGTGTCTGTTCTTGAGAATGTATCTTGGAAAGAGTTCGGGCTTCTATGTTTTGTTTGGATAGCATTTCTTGCAGTGCAGATTACCAAGGTTTGATTTCGCAGTCCATTCAATATTTGCAATCACTCCAGAAATGATTTGTTTATTGATTGactgatttttttttcttttgcgAACAGAATTATACAGCTAATTGTTCGACAGCATACTGGGTGCTGAATTTGTTGCAGGTATGATTAACATATTTAGTCAGGGTTAATGATTTTTCTATTTATGAACTTTACTGCTACAGTGAGACTCCTTACGTAGTTACATTGAATAAAAGAGGTTTTCAGTTTAAGAGTTCAAAATTAGATGTGATTATACCTTTTCCATTGTCATGTAGGTTCCAGTTTCTGTTGGGGTATCTCTGTATGAAGCAGTTAGCCTGTACACTGGAAGAAGGGTAATTGCATCCAAGGGAGAAGCAGGAACCAGTTTTCGAGTTGGCCAGCTGTTTGTTTATTGCTTCTTTGGTATACTGGCTGGTCTAGTCGGGGGATTACTTGGTCTTGGTGGAGGATTTATAATGGGCCCTCTATTTTTGGAATTGGGAGTCCCTCCACAGGTGAGTTTATACTCGTTTACTCTGCTTTAGAAAGAATGGTTTTATAAAAATTGATACTCGATAAGAAAATCTTTATTTTGCGCCCCTATCTTCATGCTATTAATATCATGTCCCTAAGCTTTCCTTTATATTTTCATATATGAAATTGCAAATGCAGGAATTTTTGAAATCTTTTGGAAGGCTTATAAGCATTTCCGCATTGGTACCTTAAAATGTCTGGAGTGCATGTAAAATTTGCACGGTCGAGTGATAAATATTCTGGAAGTTAAGCCTTGTAGTAGTTATTTATGTCAAAGAACAACAAATGTTAGATTAGAGGCGTTTTTTCAAAAGTAAAGACAGAATCCTTTTGGAGATCTTTTGATCTGACATTTTAAGTACTATTATATCTGAAATGCCCCATTCCAAAAAATTGACACACATTTACTTTCCCGTTTTGTTAACAAATGTTAGACATGAAGTTGATATGCCAGTTCCTTTGTTCAAGTAGCTTGACTACTTGCCTATCAGATCTTACAGACTTGAAGGAATTTTGAGAGTCTAATCTCCGTTTTTACAAATGCATCCCCAGTTCTGGAATAGATGTACCGCTTTAGTACTTGTCACTAATAAGTTTCTTACTGTACCCTGTAAATTTTCATTTATTGGTAGTTTTTTTAGACTCTTATAACCTTGTGCAGGTCTCAAGTGCTACGGCTACTTTTGCAATGATGTTCTCCTCTTCAATGTCTGTTGTGGAATACTACCTTCTAAAGCGTTTTCCTGTTCCTTATGGTAAGTGCATAATCTCAATAAACTTATTTTCAAGCTCGCATATACAAATTTATTTTGATGTCCTTCCGATATCATAAACAGCACAAAACTAAGTAATTAGGGTGTAGTAAAGGTGAAAATGAAATACATAAGTTGAGATGTATGAAAGGAGGAGCCTCATAGTGTGAGTAGAAAGATTGGAACTTCAGAATTTCATTAATGATGTTTTTACATATGTTCCAGCTCTCTACTTGGTTCTTGTGGCAACCATTGCTGCTTTTGTCGGACAACACGTGGTGAGAAAGGCAATAAATATCCTTGGAAGGGCCTCTATAATCATCTTTATTCTGGCCTCTACTATCTTTATCAGTGCAATCTCATTAGGTGAGCACCCTCGTGCATTCAGGCATTGAAATTCGTATCCTCATACATTATTTTTGACTTGTCAGATATTTTTTTTATTGTTCGACAGGTGGAGTGGGAATAGTGAACATGATTGGGAAGATTCAGAGGCATGAATATATGGGTTTCGAAAATCTCTGCAAGTACGGAGCTTGAAGTTCCTCAACCAAGTTTCTAATTGCACTCCAGAGGTACTACAATTGGCTCAAGACCGTAGCACTTCTCGAGTCTCGACATGTGGGATGCATGATAACCATTGTTACCATTAGTCCTACTGTAATGTAGAGGTACTACAATTGGCTCAAGACCGTAGCACTTCTCGACATGTGGGATGAATGATGACCATTGTTACCACTATTCCTATTGTAATGTACATTGAACTGCCCAACCTAAATCCTTCTCTTCTGTTCCATCaaaaatgatggctaatctttCCCAAATGTTGTATTTAAATCCTTATAAACTTTAGGTGTTTGTTGTGGTATATGAGAATCATTTAGCTATAAATGAAAAATTTGAGGTTACAATACACTGGAGTATTTCAGAAAGTGCCAAAATGATTTCAAGTGCCCCTGCTGTTCCCAAGTATAGGATCTGAATTCTGAATATTTTGATATCAGAACAGAGTCATTTTTTTTGACGAAAACAAGAAAATTAAGAAATGCATTACACTTTCACTTTCTACATGTGAACAGAGCCATTCACATGTAGAAAAATCAAGAAATGTGTTGCACATTCACTTTCGAGAAGGATAAGTAAAAAGGTATTCCATTGAACTTTTAAAAGAAACAAAACAAAGATATTGCAACTATAATTTATGTGTGAATGTGTATGTAGGAATCAAAGAACACAGTTCTATGGCTTCTGTGCAGAGACTGTGCTCTGTGTTTTAACTCGTTTTGTTGCAAAAGTTTTAGCAAATAGTCATTTTTTCATTTTGGTATGTGATAAAAAACATTCTCAAATGCGCTTAATAAATTATCTTATCTgatcaattaaaattattaagATAGCTCTTCATATTTTTTCTAATCAGTCAAATAGTTCGTACATTTTCGTTAATCTCGTTATTTAATCCAATCCAAATGCGTATAAACAAATAGATGGGAGGGAGggattctgattttttttatcatagATAACCAAcggccgctacccttcgggtgcgcactagTAAACCTTACAGGGTCACGCAATAGCCTGAGATTCCGATTTTTATCAAACGAAAGTTACGAAACACCTGTATAGATAATCTTGATTGAATTCGAATCAAAAAATTACAAATGTAGGACAATAAAACTATTAAATGGCCCATGCACCTGGCCCTTAATAGCTCATGTCATTGATGGCTGTCTAAATTAACTAGTAATTTTTTACGGTCAATGTGCAATCACCTTTTTTTTGCATCTTTGCATCATAGTTTGCTCATTGCATTTTGCATTGCCACTTTTTAAAGTGTGAACTCTGTTTCTTCTTAAAATTATCCTCATTTCTTGAAACCAGCAATCTCCCAATTTCTGGGGGTTATTAAATTTCCGGGGTTATTATTATGAATCGTTTATATATCTacacaaccctaaagagggaaggcgagGGAAGGTGCATGCATTTTCGTATTAATTAATATG
This window contains:
- the LOC141671679 gene encoding sulfite exporter TauE/SafE family protein 3-like, with the translated sequence MEGFGGKWKILRSLVVIIWSFGLAAVFVSAERSLKKQGSNLINNAADESETNYLFKVANFLWQSNESGYQHVWPEMEFDWKIIVASIIGFCGAAFGSVGGVGGGGIFVPMLTLVIGFDPKSATAISKCMIMGAAVSTVYYNLKLRHPTLDMPIIDYDLALLIQPMLMLGISIGVAFNVLFADWMVTVLLIVLFLGTSTKAFLKGVETWKGETILKKEAANLRVDNGNGGDGADYKLLPGGPDNKTENGTKSSLREEVSVLENVSWKEFGLLCFVWIAFLAVQITKNYTANCSTAYWVLNLLQVPVSVGVSLYEAVSLYTGRRVIASKGEAGTSFRVGQLFVYCFFGILAGLVGGLLGLGGGFIMGPLFLELGVPPQVSSATATFAMMFSSSMSVVEYYLLKRFPVPYALYLVLVATIAAFVGQHVVRKAINILGRASIIIFILASTIFISAISLGGVGIVNMIGKIQRHEYMGFENLCKYGA